From a region of the Aeoliella mucimassa genome:
- a CDS encoding SDR family NAD(P)-dependent oxidoreductase, giving the protein MSKPTEPTSPFDLAGKTALVTGGSGYLGLAFCNSLAAAGARVVVGSRSESRAQQVADALQNRSGVEHLGVALDYRDDQAIEQGFSDAISRAGAIDVLVNNGHILDARDWTTVDGPGFDQQMRNATGYFLLARLFRDAAVAKQMPGSIVMLGSMYGRVASYPEVYDGIGPASSVAYQCLKGGVAQMVRHLSVYWAKDRIRVNALSPGPFPNPEGAPAELVARLEQKSPMGRIGRAEEIGGPLVFLCSDASSYVTGHNLMVDGGWTAW; this is encoded by the coding sequence ATGTCGAAACCGACGGAACCCACTTCGCCATTCGATTTAGCGGGAAAGACTGCGTTGGTCACTGGAGGTAGCGGTTACCTGGGGCTCGCGTTCTGCAACAGCCTGGCGGCGGCCGGCGCTAGAGTAGTAGTCGGCAGTCGCAGTGAATCGCGAGCACAGCAAGTGGCCGACGCGTTGCAGAACCGATCAGGAGTCGAGCACCTAGGTGTCGCCCTCGATTATCGCGACGACCAGGCGATCGAGCAGGGATTTAGCGACGCAATCTCGCGCGCCGGCGCGATCGATGTGTTGGTGAACAATGGTCATATTCTCGACGCACGCGACTGGACCACTGTCGACGGACCCGGCTTCGACCAACAGATGCGAAACGCGACCGGCTACTTTTTGTTGGCGCGGTTGTTTCGCGATGCTGCGGTCGCGAAACAGATGCCAGGCAGCATCGTGATGCTCGGCTCGATGTACGGTCGCGTCGCTTCGTATCCCGAAGTCTACGACGGCATCGGCCCCGCTAGCTCGGTCGCCTACCAATGCCTGAAAGGGGGGGTCGCCCAGATGGTGCGACATCTCTCGGTGTACTGGGCCAAGGATCGCATTCGCGTGAACGCGTTGAGCCCTGGGCCGTTTCCTAATCCCGAGGGAGCCCCTGCGGAGCTAGTCGCCAGGCTCGAGCAGAAATCGCCGATGGGACGCATCGGTCGAGCCGAAGAGATTGGCGGTCCCTTGGTTTTTCTCTGTAGCGACGCGAGTTCGTACGTCACGGGGCATAATCTTATGGTCGATGGAGGTTGGACCGCATGGTAG
- a CDS encoding glycoside hydrolase family protein, with protein MAALRLFLLLIVGSSIAHQVYAEVVLFADDAQVSERNSLKRVVEPAEKLPEPVIRGDQRWEQNPYAYGSFAYDEAEQTYKGWYQSLNGGVSIRTPVLYNLSKDGREWVRPQLGLVEFEGNKDNNIVMPLQRLCSPSVIKVPEEVGGEHPYRMAFWDIRNGSTYDGGGGTYTAISKDGVHWQEDCESPRLVAEKRNDSASDVLDLMYDAELQKYVVHAKCWKWQGEKALYRLICRSESTDFREWSTPEVVFDPRAEDESQPQTYGMPVFKYEGQYFGLLRIYHKPGNETIEIELAHSRDDKIWHRIAPGTAFLPVGEKDTWDDGMVFAAPPVVRDEQMDFFYGGWDGPHNVGGRKANIGLATSTVGRLVALTPEGNSGAVITQLAAGEHQPFSLNVDTKQGTVRAALLDETGAEVPGYGLEDSPIVQGDHANYVLRWNGTAINAPLPDKVFLKVELSGDACLYEIRY; from the coding sequence ATGGCTGCTTTGAGGTTGTTTCTGTTGCTGATTGTTGGCTCGTCGATCGCCCATCAAGTGTATGCCGAGGTGGTGCTGTTCGCCGACGATGCTCAGGTGAGCGAGCGAAACTCGCTGAAGCGGGTCGTCGAGCCAGCCGAGAAACTCCCGGAGCCGGTCATCCGTGGAGATCAACGTTGGGAGCAGAATCCCTACGCGTATGGTTCGTTCGCGTACGACGAAGCAGAGCAGACCTACAAGGGGTGGTACCAGTCCCTCAACGGCGGCGTCAGCATTCGCACTCCAGTGCTATACAACCTGAGCAAGGATGGCCGTGAATGGGTGCGTCCGCAACTCGGTTTAGTCGAATTCGAAGGTAACAAGGACAACAATATTGTGATGCCGCTGCAGCGTCTCTGCAGCCCATCGGTCATCAAGGTACCGGAGGAAGTCGGCGGCGAGCATCCTTATCGGATGGCTTTCTGGGACATTCGCAACGGCTCGACCTACGACGGCGGAGGCGGCACCTACACCGCCATCTCGAAGGATGGAGTGCACTGGCAGGAAGACTGCGAGTCCCCCCGGCTTGTCGCGGAGAAACGCAACGACTCGGCGAGCGACGTGCTCGACTTGATGTACGACGCGGAGCTGCAGAAGTACGTCGTGCACGCGAAGTGCTGGAAATGGCAAGGCGAGAAGGCGCTGTATCGGTTGATTTGCCGAAGTGAAAGCACCGACTTCCGCGAGTGGTCGACTCCCGAAGTGGTGTTCGATCCCCGAGCGGAGGATGAGTCGCAACCGCAAACGTATGGCATGCCGGTTTTCAAGTACGAAGGTCAGTACTTCGGGCTGCTGCGTATCTATCACAAGCCAGGCAACGAAACGATCGAGATCGAACTCGCACACAGTCGCGACGATAAGATCTGGCACCGCATCGCCCCTGGTACTGCGTTCTTGCCGGTCGGGGAGAAAGACACATGGGATGATGGAATGGTGTTTGCCGCCCCGCCGGTGGTGCGGGACGAGCAAATGGATTTCTTCTACGGCGGGTGGGATGGCCCTCACAACGTCGGCGGCCGCAAGGCCAACATCGGCCTGGCAACTTCGACGGTGGGGCGGCTGGTAGCCCTCACCCCAGAAGGTAATTCGGGCGCGGTGATTACGCAGCTTGCCGCTGGCGAGCATCAGCCCTTCTCGCTAAATGTCGACACCAAGCAAGGCACGGTGCGGGCGGCGTTGCTCGACGAAACTGGTGCCGAGGTCCCTGGCTACGGACTCGAAGACTCCCCCATCGTGCAAGGCGACCACGCGAACTACGTGCTTCGTTGGAATGGGACCGCGATCAATGCTCCGCTGCCCGACAAGGTGTTCCTCAAAGTCGAACTCTCGGGCGACGCTTGCTTGTACGAGATTCGCTACTAG
- a CDS encoding sodium:solute symporter family transporter encodes MNDLVTLPSLASITSIDVSIVVVYLLAMLGIGIYYSLRMNNSDDYLLGGRRMASTSVGMSLFASMLSTISFLGWPGEIIRHGPTILSQVIAYPIVFVVVGWFLIPRIMRYPVTSAYEILELKLGKSARYLASCMFVLLRTLWMAVVVYATIHKVIVPVFDLPASSTPWLCAVLGVVTVVYSVLGGLRAVVMTDVIQTLILLMGAVVSLVIISYNLGGLSEIFPTSWPDHWSVFRVNFHWSDRTVLGFLLNFICWYIATMGSDQMAIQRFLATPTEVTARRVLRTSLCIDGLVFCFMGLVGLALMSWFTSNPSWLADGESVFETPDRLFPRFITIGLPVGLTGIVVAGLMSAAMSSLSSGVNSTAAVISTDWMQGILGWKLAPTQQLVAARVSSAVMGAVVVLLSTFMQYIEGNLFELTVRVANLMTGPLFVLFFMTMFVPRASAATAIAAALTAMGVAASISFSQKLDIPLLEDISFLWMLPVSLAIGIVVGAVLSLVFPALPTAVSDEP; translated from the coding sequence ATGAACGATCTTGTGACTCTACCTTCCCTGGCATCTATCACGTCCATCGATGTGTCGATTGTGGTGGTCTATCTGCTGGCCATGCTCGGCATCGGTATCTATTACTCGCTGAGAATGAATAACTCCGACGACTACCTTTTGGGTGGGCGTCGGATGGCCAGCACCTCGGTAGGCATGTCGTTGTTTGCATCGATGCTCAGCACCATCTCGTTTCTCGGCTGGCCGGGCGAGATCATCCGCCATGGCCCGACGATCCTATCGCAGGTAATCGCTTACCCCATCGTGTTTGTGGTCGTGGGGTGGTTTCTGATACCACGCATCATGCGGTATCCGGTAACGAGTGCGTATGAAATACTCGAACTGAAGCTCGGCAAATCGGCCCGGTATTTGGCCTCCTGTATGTTTGTGCTGCTCCGTACGCTATGGATGGCTGTGGTGGTGTATGCCACGATTCACAAGGTGATTGTCCCAGTGTTCGATTTGCCTGCCAGTTCTACTCCTTGGTTGTGTGCAGTGCTCGGCGTGGTGACGGTGGTGTACTCCGTGCTGGGGGGACTTCGCGCGGTGGTGATGACCGATGTCATTCAAACACTCATTCTGCTAATGGGGGCAGTGGTATCGCTGGTTATCATTTCGTACAACCTCGGGGGATTGAGCGAGATCTTTCCCACGTCGTGGCCTGATCATTGGTCGGTATTCCGTGTGAACTTTCACTGGTCCGATCGCACGGTGCTCGGCTTCCTGCTGAACTTCATCTGCTGGTACATCGCAACGATGGGATCCGACCAAATGGCGATTCAGCGTTTTCTGGCGACTCCTACCGAAGTCACCGCTCGCCGAGTGCTGCGAACCTCGCTTTGTATCGATGGGCTCGTGTTCTGTTTCATGGGCTTGGTCGGACTGGCTTTGATGAGTTGGTTTACAAGTAATCCGAGTTGGCTTGCCGATGGCGAAAGCGTGTTCGAAACGCCCGATCGACTGTTTCCGCGATTTATCACCATTGGCTTGCCGGTCGGGCTCACTGGGATCGTAGTCGCCGGGTTGATGTCGGCTGCGATGTCGAGTCTGTCGTCAGGAGTCAACTCGACCGCTGCGGTGATTTCGACTGATTGGATGCAAGGCATCCTGGGATGGAAGTTGGCTCCCACCCAACAATTGGTGGCCGCAAGAGTATCGTCGGCTGTCATGGGGGCAGTCGTCGTGTTGCTATCGACCTTTATGCAGTACATCGAAGGCAATCTCTTTGAGCTGACCGTGCGGGTGGCGAACCTGATGACGGGGCCGCTCTTTGTGTTGTTCTTCATGACGATGTTCGTACCAAGGGCTAGCGCAGCTACTGCCATCGCGGCTGCGTTAACCGCGATGGGCGTGGCCGCTTCCATTTCGTTTTCTCAGAAACTCGATATCCCATTGCTCGAAGACATTAGTTTCTTGTGGATGCTCCCTGTCTCTTTAGCGATTGGTATCGTTGTTGGCGCTGTGTTGAGTCTGGTATTTCCTGCGTTACCCACCGCAGTGTCGGACGAACCATAG
- a CDS encoding alanine racemase produces MQAISSESTAKLCDVGPYAELAAKPCTWPQVLEYDRLATPYLAIDGAMVLQNIRRLSEYCQSKGVKFRPHTKTHKSRVLAQFQCDAGAIGLTVAKAGEFETFASSEIDRLIAYPAISPGARRIAGDPQQSASGLFTVDSQQAVECLIEASSSAKLPLRVLVDADVGMGRTGVSTPAESLALAEQVDRATNLHLAGLFVYPGHVWAPPGEQQQPLEVVADIIDSHLQLWASKGFAAEIVSAGSTPTAYQSHLVKSVTEIRSGTYVYNDMNTVRGGFCEFNSCAARVIATVVSTAVPGQVVLDSGSKALAIDRCIPAPDSGHGFLPDYPQAVITALSEEHAQVAIGECDRAPKLGERVQIVPNHICPVINLTNEAWWFGSEQSPIELPIDARGKSR; encoded by the coding sequence ATGCAAGCAATTTCAAGCGAAAGCACCGCCAAGCTGTGCGACGTCGGCCCCTACGCCGAGTTGGCTGCGAAGCCATGCACATGGCCACAGGTGTTGGAATACGATCGACTGGCAACGCCGTATTTGGCGATTGATGGAGCGATGGTGCTGCAGAATATTCGTCGCTTGAGCGAATACTGCCAGTCAAAGGGAGTGAAGTTCCGACCTCATACAAAGACGCATAAGTCGCGCGTGTTGGCGCAGTTTCAATGCGATGCGGGAGCGATTGGACTTACGGTCGCGAAAGCTGGTGAGTTCGAGACATTCGCTAGCAGCGAGATCGATCGCTTAATCGCATATCCCGCGATTTCGCCTGGCGCGCGTCGCATTGCTGGCGATCCGCAGCAATCGGCCAGCGGCCTGTTCACGGTCGACTCGCAGCAAGCGGTCGAGTGCCTCATCGAAGCGTCTAGTAGTGCGAAGTTGCCGCTGCGGGTGCTGGTTGACGCGGATGTCGGTATGGGCCGCACCGGTGTTTCGACGCCTGCCGAAAGCCTGGCTTTGGCCGAGCAAGTCGACCGAGCGACCAATCTGCACTTGGCCGGATTGTTTGTATATCCAGGGCATGTGTGGGCACCGCCGGGTGAGCAGCAGCAGCCGCTTGAGGTGGTTGCGGACATCATCGACAGTCACCTGCAATTGTGGGCCAGTAAGGGATTCGCAGCCGAAATCGTATCTGCTGGTTCGACTCCCACTGCCTACCAGTCGCATCTAGTGAAGTCGGTCACTGAAATCCGCTCGGGCACTTATGTGTACAACGACATGAATACCGTGCGGGGCGGCTTCTGTGAATTCAATTCGTGTGCGGCCCGCGTGATAGCCACGGTGGTTAGCACTGCGGTGCCAGGCCAAGTGGTGCTCGACTCCGGCAGTAAGGCGCTAGCGATCGATCGCTGCATTCCTGCTCCCGATTCCGGACATGGCTTCCTGCCCGACTATCCCCAAGCGGTGATCACTGCACTGAGCGAAGAGCACGCGCAGGTCGCCATCGGTGAGTGCGATCGCGCGCCGAAGCTTGGCGAGCGCGTTCAGATCGTGCCCAATCATATTTGCCCTGTCATCAACCTTACCAATGAAGCGTGGTGGTTTGGCAGCGAACAATCTCCCATTGAACTACCCATCGACGCGAGAGGAAAATCACGATGA
- a CDS encoding aminotransferase class III-fold pyridoxal phosphate-dependent enzyme, translating to MVEQRRLTDKTRAVFEENTQLLREACHDYLPSTCFDFHAHLYYRDHGSSSLPDHLGNRDSWVGIEHWQASLDEWMGECSPTAGLFFAYPKRGIDIAAANDFVLSEVANSRESKALLLVTPSDERREVESQIVEHPQYVSGFKVYHCYAERPQTQEAEVGEFLPEWCWELADAYKLVIMLHLVKQHALADRGNQAYLLEHSARYPNARLVLAHAGRGFCSDHTVRGVAALRALTNVYFDTSVICEAPAFDAILTEFGPEHLLFGSDFPVSEMLGRAVSVGDRFIWLDETAIQHCSAGDVHPTLVGIESLKALVTAFHRAGLSKHEVELVMQGNARRLLGLDVSSPTATHDLYQHAKQLIPGGTQLLSKRPEMFAPNAWPAYYRQAQGCEVVDLGGRKFLDFSTSGIGACLLGFADPEVNAAVINRVRRGSMCSQNAPEEVELAERLLAIHPWAERARFTRTGGEANAVAIRVARASTGRDLVAFCGYHGWSDWYLATNLPTSEGSQSDRLQQHLLPGLEPSGVPIGLAGTVVPFGYNQLEELRQIVSTKGDRLAAVIMEPFRYTEPEAGFLSGVRTLCDECGAVLIFDEITSGWRFNLGGFHLQAGITPDMAVFAKSMSNGFPMAAIIGTQGVMEAFQQTFISSTYWTEAIGPTAALATITKLEQQQVHQQLAHVGREFRGRLLELADRYELPLRISGRDALQHLSLECEQAAAVGTLFTVEMLKRGVLAGAGFYPTLAHREEHVEQFMQQANDALSQVAEALRQGDVEQRLPGGPRQTGFARLVS from the coding sequence ATGGTAGAGCAACGTCGGCTGACAGACAAAACTCGGGCGGTATTCGAAGAGAATACGCAACTACTCCGTGAGGCCTGTCACGACTATCTACCTAGCACCTGCTTCGACTTCCACGCCCACCTGTACTATCGCGATCATGGGAGCAGCTCTCTGCCTGACCATCTCGGCAATCGTGATAGTTGGGTTGGAATCGAACATTGGCAGGCATCGCTCGACGAATGGATGGGGGAGTGCTCGCCAACCGCGGGATTGTTTTTCGCCTATCCAAAGCGTGGGATCGACATCGCCGCAGCCAACGATTTTGTGCTCTCCGAGGTCGCAAACTCCCGCGAGTCCAAGGCCTTGTTACTCGTGACGCCTAGCGACGAACGAAGAGAAGTTGAGTCGCAGATCGTCGAGCATCCGCAGTACGTGTCCGGCTTCAAAGTCTATCACTGCTATGCGGAGCGTCCGCAAACTCAAGAGGCCGAGGTGGGGGAGTTCTTGCCGGAGTGGTGTTGGGAGCTTGCCGACGCTTATAAGTTGGTGATCATGCTGCACCTGGTCAAGCAGCATGCCTTGGCCGATCGCGGAAACCAGGCGTACTTGTTGGAACACTCCGCCCGCTATCCCAACGCCCGGCTGGTGCTCGCCCATGCTGGGCGTGGATTTTGCAGCGACCACACCGTGCGTGGCGTCGCAGCACTTCGGGCGCTAACCAACGTTTACTTCGATACCTCCGTGATATGCGAAGCCCCGGCGTTCGATGCCATCCTGACTGAGTTCGGCCCAGAACACTTGTTGTTCGGTAGCGACTTCCCGGTGAGCGAGATGCTCGGTCGAGCGGTGAGCGTCGGCGACCGTTTCATTTGGCTGGACGAAACCGCGATTCAGCATTGCTCTGCAGGCGACGTGCACCCAACGCTTGTGGGAATCGAATCGCTAAAAGCACTGGTCACTGCGTTTCATCGCGCTGGACTGAGCAAGCATGAAGTGGAACTGGTGATGCAAGGTAACGCCCGCAGGTTGCTGGGGCTCGATGTGTCGTCGCCTACCGCTACGCACGATCTTTACCAGCACGCGAAGCAGTTGATTCCAGGCGGGACGCAACTGCTCAGCAAACGACCCGAGATGTTTGCTCCCAACGCCTGGCCGGCCTATTATCGTCAGGCTCAAGGATGCGAAGTGGTCGACCTCGGCGGTCGTAAATTTCTCGACTTCAGTACTTCTGGCATTGGTGCGTGCTTGTTGGGATTCGCCGATCCCGAGGTGAATGCAGCGGTGATCAACCGGGTGCGGCGGGGATCGATGTGTTCGCAGAATGCGCCTGAAGAAGTGGAACTTGCCGAACGACTGCTTGCGATCCATCCATGGGCCGAGCGGGCGCGGTTCACTCGCACCGGCGGCGAGGCAAACGCGGTGGCGATTCGTGTCGCCCGCGCATCTACCGGACGCGACCTCGTCGCGTTTTGTGGATACCACGGGTGGAGCGATTGGTACCTGGCGACCAACTTGCCAACCTCCGAGGGGAGTCAAAGCGACCGGTTGCAGCAGCATCTGTTGCCAGGGCTGGAACCGAGCGGGGTGCCAATCGGGCTGGCAGGCACCGTGGTGCCATTCGGGTACAATCAGTTGGAGGAGCTTCGGCAGATCGTCTCAACCAAAGGCGACCGCCTGGCCGCGGTGATCATGGAGCCTTTCCGCTACACCGAGCCGGAAGCAGGATTCCTATCAGGTGTGCGGACACTTTGCGACGAGTGCGGGGCTGTGCTGATATTCGACGAAATCACCAGCGGCTGGCGGTTCAACCTTGGTGGTTTCCATTTGCAAGCCGGCATCACGCCCGACATGGCGGTGTTCGCCAAGTCGATGAGCAATGGCTTTCCGATGGCTGCCATCATCGGCACGCAGGGCGTGATGGAAGCGTTTCAGCAGACGTTTATCTCGAGCACTTATTGGACCGAAGCCATTGGTCCAACCGCCGCGCTAGCGACCATCACCAAGCTGGAGCAACAGCAGGTCCACCAGCAGTTGGCCCACGTGGGGCGTGAGTTTCGTGGTCGGCTGTTGGAGCTTGCTGACCGCTACGAGTTGCCGCTACGCATCAGCGGCCGAGACGCCCTGCAGCACTTGAGTCTTGAGTGCGAACAAGCCGCGGCGGTGGGAACGCTGTTTACCGTCGAAATGCTCAAACGCGGAGTGCTAGCGGGCGCGGGGTTCTATCCCACCTTGGCCCACCGCGAGGAGCATGTCGAGCAGTTCATGCAGCAAGCCAACGATGCATTAAGCCAGGTAGCCGAGGCCTTGCGGCAAGGCGACGTCGAGCAGCGATTACCAGGAGGACCGCGGCAAACGGGGTTCGCACGGCTGGTGAGTTAG
- a CDS encoding amidohydrolase family protein: MIVDVHSHAWDMAQHLTPDFIKQAARARGGDTPELTTELEHYRASLPENEQVTTIVFGGKARLSGVWVDDDYVASYVAQAPSELIGFMSLDLAEPNWDRELRRGHQELGLRGVKLMPMYAGFSPDDPALGAFWQYVQEHRLPVLLHTGTTFVSQAPIRYTLPQLMDEVAIRYPEVQAILAHLGHPYEGECIAVIRKHPNLFADISALYYRPWQLFHSLMLVQEYGVWDKLLFGTDYPFAGVKDTIDGLYRLNDITEGTQLPKLSVEAIDAMIHRDSLQLLGLK, translated from the coding sequence ATGATTGTCGACGTCCATTCGCACGCGTGGGACATGGCTCAACATCTCACGCCCGACTTTATCAAGCAAGCAGCACGCGCCCGCGGGGGAGATACTCCCGAACTAACCACCGAGTTGGAGCACTATCGCGCGAGCCTGCCGGAAAACGAGCAGGTAACCACGATCGTATTCGGTGGCAAAGCCCGGCTCAGCGGCGTGTGGGTCGACGACGACTATGTCGCCAGCTATGTCGCCCAAGCTCCCTCGGAGCTTATCGGGTTCATGAGTCTCGACCTCGCCGAGCCGAACTGGGATCGTGAGCTTCGTCGAGGGCATCAGGAACTCGGGCTCCGCGGGGTGAAGCTCATGCCGATGTACGCAGGCTTCTCGCCCGACGATCCCGCCCTTGGTGCATTTTGGCAATACGTGCAAGAGCATCGCCTGCCAGTGCTCTTGCACACCGGCACAACGTTTGTCAGTCAGGCACCGATTCGCTATACGTTGCCTCAACTAATGGACGAAGTCGCCATTCGCTACCCGGAAGTGCAAGCCATCTTGGCCCACCTTGGCCATCCTTACGAAGGGGAGTGCATTGCTGTGATTCGCAAGCATCCCAACTTGTTTGCCGATATCAGTGCTCTTTACTATCGTCCTTGGCAACTGTTCCACAGCTTGATGCTGGTACAGGAATACGGGGTGTGGGATAAGCTGTTGTTCGGAACCGATTATCCCTTTGCGGGAGTGAAGGATACGATCGATGGATTGTATCGACTCAACGACATCACGGAAGGAACACAGTTGCCAAAACTATCCGTCGAGGCGATCGACGCGATGATCCACCGTGATTCACTCCAACTGCTCGGACTCAAGTAA
- a CDS encoding aspartate aminotransferase family protein, whose protein sequence is MSSLSTATSAASSATASRSQQLLERNKQWIPGGMASVNRATSPAIAFAKASGAYMWDVDGKKYIDYHAGFAPYILGHSDPDVNAAVVAAMEQGLSNYGSGPTEQEGTLAELFLKCVPTMERVQFYNSGSEATAQSIRVARAFTGRDHVILMQGGYNGNQNVVAINLMDSVEALGGKPVVGGEYPKCPMTAGIPQAELDLLHPVEYNDLEAVEAMVKKYAIAALVMEPVLQNVGVIPPAPGYLEGLRQLADQYGFVLVFDEVKTGFRASLGGYQEVAGVTPDLSTFGKAMANGYPIAALAGKAELLELAVDPDPNRRVLVAGTYNAHPIPVTASLACLKKLSDPSLQLYAQLDQQTETLVSGMRDIFSRQGVEAQVVRQGSAHVAYFGSQAPTNWWELITSHDFAFDAKYRQALIERGIYHFPKPTKQGSVSAAHTSTDIANTLDVIDQVVQSLVEHGE, encoded by the coding sequence ATGAGTTCCCTATCTACTGCCACGAGTGCGGCTTCGTCGGCAACTGCTAGCCGGTCGCAGCAGCTATTAGAACGCAATAAACAATGGATCCCCGGCGGCATGGCCTCGGTCAACCGGGCAACGTCGCCTGCTATCGCTTTTGCCAAAGCAAGTGGTGCGTACATGTGGGATGTCGATGGCAAAAAATACATCGATTACCATGCTGGATTCGCACCTTACATCCTTGGCCATAGCGACCCCGACGTAAACGCGGCGGTCGTTGCTGCCATGGAGCAAGGGCTCAGCAATTATGGCTCCGGTCCGACCGAGCAGGAAGGCACCCTGGCCGAGCTGTTTCTGAAGTGCGTTCCAACGATGGAGCGAGTTCAGTTCTATAATTCTGGGTCCGAAGCCACTGCGCAGTCCATTCGTGTCGCCCGCGCGTTTACTGGTCGCGATCACGTGATCTTGATGCAAGGTGGTTATAACGGCAATCAAAACGTAGTGGCGATTAACTTGATGGACTCGGTCGAGGCTCTCGGCGGCAAACCCGTCGTGGGGGGCGAGTATCCCAAGTGCCCGATGACGGCCGGCATTCCTCAAGCCGAACTCGATTTGTTGCATCCAGTGGAGTACAACGATCTCGAAGCAGTCGAGGCGATGGTCAAGAAATACGCGATCGCCGCGTTGGTGATGGAGCCGGTGTTGCAGAACGTGGGGGTCATTCCTCCCGCTCCTGGGTATCTTGAGGGGCTGCGTCAGCTTGCCGACCAGTACGGTTTTGTGTTGGTGTTTGACGAAGTGAAAACCGGCTTCCGCGCTTCGCTCGGCGGCTACCAGGAAGTGGCCGGTGTCACGCCCGACTTGTCGACGTTTGGCAAAGCAATGGCCAACGGCTATCCAATTGCCGCCCTCGCTGGTAAGGCCGAATTGCTGGAGCTGGCAGTCGACCCCGATCCCAATCGCCGAGTATTGGTGGCTGGCACTTACAACGCGCATCCGATTCCGGTTACTGCGTCGCTGGCTTGTTTGAAGAAGCTCAGTGATCCTTCGTTGCAGCTGTACGCTCAGCTCGACCAACAGACCGAGACCCTGGTCTCCGGTATGCGCGACATCTTCAGTCGCCAAGGGGTTGAAGCCCAAGTTGTCCGTCAGGGGAGTGCCCACGTAGCGTACTTTGGCAGCCAGGCTCCGACCAATTGGTGGGAGTTGATTACGTCGCACGATTTTGCTTTTGATGCCAAGTACCGCCAGGCGTTGATCGAGCGTGGAATCTACCACTTCCCCAAACCAACCAAGCAAGGCAGCGTGAGCGCCGCGCATACTTCGACCGATATCGCCAATACCCTCGATGTGATCGATCAGGTGGTGCAATCGCTCGTTGAGCATGGAGAGTAA